One genomic segment of Hemibagrus wyckioides isolate EC202008001 linkage group LG08, SWU_Hwy_1.0, whole genome shotgun sequence includes these proteins:
- the ccdc85b gene encoding coiled-coil domain-containing protein 85B: MGSDGEILSHDLAKVSDEDLLACSKEELVSRLRREESEKMSALIQRGRLIKEVNKQLQGHLLEIRELKAINQRLQEENQELRDLCCFLDDDRLKVKKLAREWQLFGHHAAKVMRDDLGGYLKKLTDLERLQDGLVKENLDLKELCLVLEEECVSRSDSSPGGSTELNLPCMVARDLGDGSSSTGSVGSPDQLHLVCSPDD; this comes from the coding sequence ATGGGAAGTGATGGTGAAATCCTAAGCCACGACTTGGCAAAAGTGTCTGATGAGGACTTGCTGGCATGCTCAAAAGAAGAGCTGGTGAGTCGACTACGGCGAGAGGAGTCAGAGAAGATGTCGGCGCTCATTCAGCGTGGGCGCCTAATCAAGGAGGTGAACAAGCAACTTCAGGGACATCTGCTTGAAATCAGGGAGCTCAAAGCCATCAACCAGCGGCTGCAGGAAGAGAACCAGGAGTTGCGTGACTTGTGCTGCTTCCTTGACGATGACAGGCTGAAAGTGAAGAAGTTAGCACGAGAATGGCAACTGTTCGGTCACCATGCCGCCAAAGTGATGCGTGATGACCTGGGCGGATACCTGAAGAAGCTGACTGATCTGGAGCGTCTACAGGATGGTCTGGTCAAGGAGAATCTGGACCTGAAGGAACTGTGTCTAGTGCTcgaggaagagtgtgtgagcaGGAGTGATTCCAGCCCAGGAGGGTCAACTGAGCTCAACCTGCCATGTATGGTGGCCCGGGACCTCGGGGATGGAAGCTCGAGCACTGGGAGTGTAGGCAGCCCTGACCAACTCCACCTGGTTTGCTCACCTGATGACTGA
- the si:ch211-145o7.3 gene encoding forkhead box protein N2, translated as MENHTHTLPCLSPIHSPTNPSKALSLSPSLPQPSATVPASLPLSPPSLPQSSPSHLLQSSGGFKSHCLSSSTPSDQDDLTCLNWLHQRNILPLSKMPLLPQFETPISNLPSSPGKPPYSFSSLIFMAIEDSPDKRLPVRGIYEWIVNNFPYYRTAPSGWRNSVRHNLSLSKSFHRMQRDKSQSIGKGSLWCVCPEYRPALLEVLKKTHYCHSNNSSLLNNSVLLEAVDHGQTATCDNMAISGLDNPTLSSNAPCSLIPEHEELVAIQSVELTDEAESEKDPLGDSGYIEFHYYQCERYQYLVLPGNSDLDLETVEILQLDAEAQEAAGSLLDLAGGNH; from the exons ATggagaaccacacacacacactgccatgcCTCTCCCCCATACACTCCCCCACAAACCCTTCTAAAGCACTTTCcctttctccatctcttcctCAGCCCTCTGCTACAGTACCTGCctcactcccactctctccACCTTCTCTTCCCCAGTCCTCTCCTTCTCACCTCCTTCAGTCATCAGGAGGGTTTAAGTCACACTGCCTCAGTTCCTCAACTCCATCAGATCAGGATGACTTGACCTGCCTCAACTGGCTGCATCAGAGAAACATACTGCCTCTGTCCAAAATGCCCTTACTGCCTCAATTTGAAACCCCTATTTCAAATCTACCATCTTCCCCGGGCAAGCCTCCATACTCTTTCAGCAGTCTCATCTTCATGGCCATCGAAGACTCGCCAGACAAAAGGCTTCCTGTAAGAGGGATCTATGAGTGGATAGTCAACAACTTCCCCTACTACAGGACCGCCCCAAGTGGCTGGAGAAATTCGGTGCGACACAACCTGTCCCTGAGCAAGAGCTTTCACAGGATGCAAAGGGACAAGAGTCAA TCCATTGGAAAGGGGTCACTGTGGTGCGTTTGCCCAGAATATCGTCCGGCTCTTTTGGAGGTGCTTAAGAAAACCCATTACTGCCACAGCAATAACAGCAGTTTGCTGAATAATTCTGTTTT gttGGAGGCTGTTGATCATGGTCAGACTGCTACGTGTGACAATATGGCAATTTCAG GCTTAGATAACCCAACCCTGTCTTCAAATGCACCATGCTCTTTGATCCCAGAGCATGAGGAGCTGGTGGCCATACAGTCTGTAGAGCTTACAGATGAGGCCGAGTCGGAGAAAGACCCACTGGGAGACAGTGGCTACATCGAGTTCCACTATTATCAATGTGAACGATACCAATACCTAGTGTTGCCCGGAAACAGCGACCTGGACCTGGAAACAGTTGAGATCCTCCAACTTGACGCAGAGGCACAAGAAGCTGCAGGATCACTGCTCGATTTAGCAGGAGGAAACCACTGA
- the yif1a gene encoding protein YIF1A, protein MAHQHQGYRATKQRARAAPPGDPLLFEDTSSGVPPMNNQSYYESGYNMGPALSGGQGTGGVNNIFADPMANAAMMYGSSLANQGKDIVNKEISRFMSVNKLKYFFAVDTKYVIKKLMLLMFPYTHQDWEVRYHRDSPLPPRHDVNAPDLYIPTMAFITYILLAGMALGIQKRFSPEVLGLCASTALVWVIIEVLVMLLSLYLLTVHTDLSTFDLVAYSGYKYVGMIFTVLCGLLFGSDGYFVALAWCSCALMFFIVRSLKMKILSSLSSDALGAGASAKPRLRLYITVASAVFQPIIIYWLTAHLVR, encoded by the exons ATGGCCCATCAGCATCAGGGTTACCGGGCTA CCAAACAGAGAGCTCGTGCAGCTCCTCCAGGAGATCCCCTTCTTTTTGAGGACACCAGCTCTGGGGTTCCACCCATGAACAACCAAAGCTACTATGAATCTGGTTATAACATGGGCCCCGCATTATCAGGTGGCCAAGGGACCGGTGGAGTGAACAACATCTTTGCAGATCCCATGGCTAATGCAGCTATGATGTACGGTTCCTCACTTGCAAACCAAGGGAAAGATATAGTAAACAAAGAG ATCAGTCGATTTATGTCTGTGAACAAGCTGAAGTATTTCTTTGCCGTTGACACCAAATACGTtataaagaagttaatgcttcTCATGTTCCCCTATACACATCAG GACTGGGAAGTTCGGTACCACAGGGACTCTCCACTCCCCCCTCGCCATGATGTCAATGCTCCAGATCTCTACATACCAA caatGGCTTTCATCACCTATATTTTGCTGGCAGGAATGGCGTTAGGAATACAGAAACG GTTCAGCCCAGAGGTTCTTGGTTTGTGTGCAAGCACTGCTCTGGTTTGGGTCATCATTGAGGTTCTTGTAATGTTGCTGAGTCTGTACCTGCTCACAGTGCATACTGATCTTTCAACCTTCGATCTTGTTGCCTACAGTGGATACAAATATGTTGG AATGATCTTCACTGTTCTTTGTGGACTTCTCTTTGGCAGTGATGGCTACTTTGTTGCTCTCGCTTGGTGCTCTTGTGCCCTCATGTTTTTCATC GTCCGCTCTCTCAAGATGAAGATCCTTTCTTCGCTGTCTTCAGACGCATTGGGTGCCGGAGCAAGCGCCAAACCCCGTCTCCGCTTGTACATCACCGTGGCTTCTGCTGTCTTTCAGCCAATCATTATCTACTGGCTGACAGCTCATTTGGTCAGATGA
- the fosl1a gene encoding fos-related antigen 1a yields MYRNYGNFGRGTDQNFPDNSSGPGSSSSSGTQATGTGTTQHQEPKYSVAGSSQFVPTLNAITSNQDLQWLVQPSVFPVPGPSKQPPCHPYPLPPRLASVNPQPGQSHFLRPAVIRAVAPSGSSTRRRNDEHLSPEELERRRIRRERNKLAAAKCRTRRRELTDSLQNETDQLEDKKSCLQKEIADLQKEKEKLELVLEAHRPICKVQDSDSDSDSNPVLPTLCGIKMEPVDSEIPGPSKKFQIPKKQEKPKPKITIPPPASASSTSMNPECDSLHTPVLISTPSLTPFTSSLIFTYPTASLDTSAPTSSQTLGLSASSTSQHGTSQPSHNPEPCGIAHRRSSSSGDQSDQSLNSPTILTI; encoded by the exons ATGTATCGAAACTACGGGAACTTTGGGCGAGGAACGGATCAGAACTTCCCCGATAACAGTTCTGGACCTGGGTCGAGTTCTTCTAGCGGCACTCAAGCTACCGGCACCGGTACGACTCAGCATCAAGAG CCAAAATATTCAGTGGCGGGATCCAGTCAGTTTGTCCCCACTCTAAATGCCATAACTTCAAACCAAGACCTACAGTGGCTGGTGCAGCCCTCTGTTTTTCCAGTGCCAGGCCCATCCAAGCAACCTCCTTGTCACCCTTACCCCCTGCCACCAAGACTTGCATCTGTGAACCCTCAACCCGGCCAGTCACACTTTCTCCGACCAGCAGTCATCAGAGCTGTAGCCCCCTCAGGAAGCTCCACCAGACGCAGAAATGATGAACAT TTATCACCGGAAGAACTTGAAAGGCGCAGAATTAGAAGAGAACGAAACAAACTGGCTGCTGCTAAGTGTAGGACCCGCCGGCGTGAACTGACCGACTCACTTCAGAAT GAGACTGACCAATTGGAAGACAAAAAGTCCTGCCTGCAGAAAGAGATTGCTGATCtacagaaggaaaaagaaaagcttgAACTGGTTCTTGAGGCCCACCGTCCCATTTGCAAAGTCCAGGACTCTGATTCAGACTCTGACTCTAATCCTGTTCTTCCTACCCTGTGTGGAATTAAAATGGAGCCAGTAGATTCTGAAATTCCAGGTCCCTCTAAAAAATTCCAGATTCCCAAAAAACAGGAGAAACCGAAGCCAAAAATCACCATTCCACCTCCAGCTTCGGCCTCTTCTACCAGTATGAATCCAGAGTGTGATTCCCTGCACACTCCGGTCCTCATTTCCACACCTTCTCTGACTCCATTCACATCTAGCCTAATCTTCACATATCCTACTGCCTCTCTTGACACCAGTGCCCCTACTTCATCACAAACATTGGGCCTGTCTGCCTCCTCTACTAGTCAGCATGGTACATCCCAACCCTCCCACAACCCAGAGCCATGTGGTATTGCCCATCGTCGTAGCAGCAGCAGCGGGGACCAGTCTGATCAATCCCTCAACTCCCCTACCATCCTGACTATTTAA